In Streptomyces chartreusis, the following proteins share a genomic window:
- a CDS encoding siderophore-interacting protein has protein sequence MTTAVAAPFRFFSLQVVRTRRLGPSLVRVSFAGEDLRHFFSDGCDQSLSLFLPHPGQTEPQVPVELGDGWWQGWRELPDDVRAVMRSYTLRALRRNPDEIDIDFVLHGIEPGAATPAGPASRWASRAAAGDRVLLLGPAVADNRAIRFRPPQDTDLVVIWGDDTAVPAVSAILETLPAGTRARVWLEVHDAGDIQDLTTAADAEITWLVQEGAPAEGSPMALDVVRDAGLPAAEHPYVWIAGESGCVKALRRHFVGERGVDRRRVTFVGYWRQGLSEEQLREQA, from the coding sequence ATGACCACCGCCGTGGCCGCCCCGTTCCGTTTCTTCTCTCTCCAGGTCGTGCGGACGAGGCGGCTCGGGCCGTCTCTGGTGCGCGTCAGCTTCGCCGGGGAGGATCTGCGGCACTTCTTCTCCGACGGCTGCGACCAGTCCCTGTCGCTGTTCCTGCCGCACCCGGGGCAGACCGAGCCGCAGGTGCCGGTCGAGCTCGGTGACGGATGGTGGCAGGGGTGGCGTGAACTGCCGGACGACGTACGGGCCGTGATGCGGTCGTACACGCTGCGGGCGCTGCGCCGGAACCCCGACGAGATCGACATCGACTTCGTCCTGCACGGCATCGAGCCCGGCGCGGCCACCCCGGCCGGCCCCGCCTCCCGCTGGGCCTCCCGGGCCGCCGCCGGTGACCGGGTCCTGCTGCTCGGCCCCGCCGTCGCCGACAACCGGGCGATCCGGTTCCGGCCGCCGCAGGACACCGACCTGGTGGTGATCTGGGGCGACGACACCGCCGTTCCCGCCGTTTCCGCCATCCTCGAGACGCTCCCCGCCGGCACCCGCGCCCGGGTGTGGCTGGAGGTCCACGACGCCGGGGACATCCAGGACCTCACGACCGCGGCCGACGCCGAGATCACCTGGCTCGTCCAGGAGGGCGCACCCGCCGAGGGGTCCCCCATGGCCCTCGACGTCGTCCGGGACGCCGGGCTCCCGGCCGCCGAGCACCCGTACGTCTGGATCGCGGGCGAGTCGGGGTGCGTGAAGGCGCTGCGCCGGCACTTCGTCGGGGAGCGCGGGGTGGACCGGCGCCGGGTCACCTTCGTGGGCTACTGGCGGCAGGGGCTCAGCGAGGAACAGCTGCGCGAGCAGGCGTAA
- a CDS encoding ABC transporter substrate-binding protein: protein MPNARATHLTRRGILAAGGALGLGAVLAACGDDDGKSGGSDDATTAAKSGPWTFKDDRGTTVKLDKVPTKIVAFVGVAAALFDYGIEVKGVFGPTKTQDGKADVQAGDMDISKLTVFGNVWDQFNVEQYAAFAPEVLISTTFDSAGTLWYVPEASKDKIAKLAPSAAISVYDRQITQPLERMWELAESLGADLKADKAAQSKKDFEAAAERLRKAAKSRPEIKVMAGSASQDIFYVSGTNLSIDLEYFKALGVNFVEPPESAKKEGGGWFESLSWENVDKYPADIIMMDDRTSTIQPKDITEATWKKLPAVKAGQVIARSPEPILSYAKCTPLLTSLAEAIEKAKKVA, encoded by the coding sequence ATGCCCAACGCCAGAGCCACCCACCTCACCCGCCGCGGCATTCTCGCCGCCGGCGGCGCCCTCGGCCTCGGGGCCGTGCTGGCAGCGTGCGGGGACGACGACGGGAAAAGCGGTGGCTCCGACGACGCCACGACCGCTGCCAAGTCCGGCCCCTGGACGTTCAAGGACGACCGCGGCACCACGGTGAAGCTCGACAAGGTCCCGACGAAGATCGTCGCCTTCGTCGGCGTCGCGGCCGCGCTGTTCGACTACGGCATCGAGGTCAAGGGCGTCTTCGGCCCGACCAAGACGCAGGACGGCAAGGCCGACGTCCAGGCCGGCGACATGGACATCAGCAAGCTGACGGTCTTCGGCAACGTCTGGGACCAGTTCAACGTCGAGCAGTACGCGGCGTTCGCCCCCGAGGTCCTCATCTCCACGACCTTCGACAGCGCCGGCACCCTCTGGTACGTCCCCGAGGCGTCCAAGGACAAGATCGCCAAGCTCGCGCCGAGCGCCGCGATCTCCGTCTACGACCGCCAGATCACCCAGCCGCTGGAGCGGATGTGGGAGCTGGCCGAGTCCCTCGGCGCGGACCTGAAGGCCGACAAGGCAGCCCAGTCCAAGAAGGACTTCGAGGCCGCCGCCGAGCGTCTGCGCAAGGCCGCCAAGTCGCGCCCCGAGATCAAGGTGATGGCCGGTTCCGCCAGCCAGGACATCTTCTACGTCTCCGGCACCAACCTCTCCATCGACCTGGAGTACTTCAAGGCCCTCGGCGTGAACTTCGTGGAGCCGCCGGAGAGCGCCAAGAAGGAGGGCGGCGGCTGGTTCGAGAGCCTCAGCTGGGAGAACGTCGACAAGTACCCGGCCGACATCATCATGATGGACGACCGCACCTCGACGATTCAGCCGAAGGACATCACCGAGGCGACCTGGAAGAAGCTGCCGGCGGTCAAGGCCGGGCAGGTCATCGCCCGTTCGCCCGAGCCGATTCTGTCGTACGCCAAGTGCACGCCGCTGCTGACGAGCCTGGCCGAGGCCATCGAGAAGGCCAAGAAGGTCGCCTAG